A region of Panthera uncia isolate 11264 unplaced genomic scaffold, Puncia_PCG_1.0 HiC_scaffold_457, whole genome shotgun sequence DNA encodes the following proteins:
- the LOC125918118 gene encoding translation initiation factor IF-2-like, which translates to MTVTGQTASGTKRSLAVTWGGRRRSQAAGRSAGSGRGSPAAGAFRASRRGHARFKEPGRPARPSAEKGLEPGLRPRVSRKELAAPAGPPCRLGRPWALGRGAGRPGSGAGPGVVRAGGEGALWPAAAAWSLQRWPRRSPRPLNGGGRSRPGPAYLCPRRFNLGKKEN; encoded by the exons ATGACTGTCACCGGACAGACCGCCTCTGGCACGAAGCGAAGCCTTGCTGTCacttggggaggaaggagaaggagccagGCCGCTGGCAGGAGCGCAGGCAGCGGCAGAGGTAGCCCAG CCGCCGGTGCCTTTAGAGCGAGTCGGCGTGGACACGCACGTTTCAAGGAGCCGGGGCGTCCTGCGAGGCCGAGCGCGGAGAAAGGCCTGGAGCCGGGCTTGCGCCCGAGGGTCTCTCGGAAGGAGCTGGCGGCGCCGGCCGGGCCGCCTTGCAGACTCGGTCGGCCCTGGGCTCTCGGGCGGGGCGCGGGGAGGCCGGGGAGCGGCGCGGGCCCGGGAGTCGTGCGCGCGGGCGGCGAGGGGGCGCTGTGGCCCGCGGCTGCGGCCTGGTCCCTGCAGCGGTGGCCCCGGCGCAGTCCCCGGCCACTGAACGGCGGTGGGCGCTCTCGCCCCGGCCCGGCCTACCTCTGCCCGCGTCGCTTTAacttggggaagaaggaaaactag
- the LOC125918117 gene encoding iroquois-class homeodomain protein IRX-2: MSYPQGYLYQAPGSLALYSCPAYGASALAAPRSEELARSASGSAFSPYPGSAAFTAQAASGFGSPLQYSADAAAAAAGFPSYMGAPYDAHTTGVAGAISYHPYGSAAYPYQLNDPAYRKNATRDATATLKAWLNEHRKNPYPTKGEKIMLAIITKMTLTQVSTWFANARRRLKKENKMTWAPRNKSEDEDEEEGDAARSKGESPDKAQEGTETSAEDEGISLHVDSLTDHSCSAESDGEKLSCRAGDPLCESGSECKDKYDDLEDDEDDEDDGERDLAPPKPVTSSPLTGVEAPLLSPPPEAAPRGGGGGGGGGGKMPLGSRTSPGAPQPASKPKLWSLAEIATSDLKQPSLGPGCAPPGLPAAAAPASTGAPPGGSPYPASPLLGRHLYYTSPFYGNYTNYGNLNAALQGQGLLRYNSAAAAPGEALHSAPKAASDAGKAGAHPLEPHYRPPGGGYEPKKDASEGCTVVGGGVQPYL; the protein is encoded by the exons ATGTCCTACCCGCAGGGCTACCTGTACCAGGCGCCCGGCTCGCTGGCGCTCTACTCGTGCCCGGCGTACGGCGCGTCGGCGCTGGCGGCGCCGCGCAGCGAGGAGCTGGCCCGCTCGGCGTCGGGCTCGGCGTTCAGCCCTTACCCGGGCTCCGCGGCCTTCACGGCGCAGGCGGCCTCCGGCTTCGGCAGCCCGCTGCAGTACTCGGccgacgccgccgccgccgccgccggcttCCCGTCCTACATG GGCGCGCCCTACGACGCGCACACGACCGGGGTGGCGGGCGCCATCAGCTACCACCCGTACGGCAGCGCGGCCTACCCTTACCAGCTCAACGACCCCGCGTACCGCAAGAACGCCACGCGGGACGCCACGGCCACGCTCAAGGCCTGGCTGAACGAGCACCGCAAGAACCCGTACCCCACCAAGGGCGAGAAGATCATGCTGGCCATCATCACCAAGATGACCCTCACGCAGGTGTCCACCTGGTTCGCCAACGCGCGCCGGCGCCTCAAGAAGGAGAACAAGATGACGTGGGCCCCGAGGAACAAAAgcgaggacgaggacgaggaggagggcGACGCGGCGAGGAGCAAGGGGGAGAGTCCAGACAAGGCGCAGGAGGGCACCGAGACCTCGGCCGAGGACGAAG GGATCAGCCTGCACGTCGACTCGCTCACGGATCACTCGTGCTCGGCCGAGTCGGACGGGGAGAAGCTGTCTTGTCGGGCGGGGGACCCCCTGTGCGAGTCGGGCTCGGAGTGCAAAGATAAGTACGACGACCTGGAGGACGACGAGGACGACGAGGACGACGGCGAGCGGGACCTGGCGCCGCCCAAGCCCGTGACCTCGTCGCCGCTCACCGGCGTGGAGGCGCCGCTGCTGAGCCCCCCGCCCGAGGCCGCGCCCCGCGgtggcggcggaggcggcggcggcggcggcaagATGCCCCTGGGCAGTCGGACGTCGCCGGGCGCGCCGCAGCCCGCCAGCAAGCCCAAGCTGTGGTCTCTGGCCGAGATCGCCACGTCGGACCTCAAGCAGCCGAGCCTGGGCCCGGGCTGCGCGCCGCCGGGGCTGCCCGCGGCCGCCGCGCCCGCCTCGACCGGGGCGCCTCCGGGCGGCTCCCCGTACCCCGCCTCGCCGCTGCTCGGCCGCCACCTCTACTACACGTCGCCCTTCTACGGCAACTACACAAACTACGGGAACTTGAACGCGGCGCTGCAGGGCCAGGGGCTCCTGCGGTACAACTCGGCGGCCGCGGCCCCCGGAGAGGCGCTGCACTCGGCGCCCAAGGCGGCCAGCGACGCGGGCAAGGCGGGCGCGCACCCGCTGGAGCCCCACTACCGGCCCCCGGGCGGCGGCTACGAGCCCAAGAAAG ATGCCAGTGAGGGCTGCACCGTGGTCGGTGGGGGCGTCCAGCCCTACCTATAG